A region from the Peromyscus maniculatus bairdii isolate BWxNUB_F1_BW_parent chromosome 5, HU_Pman_BW_mat_3.1, whole genome shotgun sequence genome encodes:
- the LOC143273116 gene encoding transmembrane protein 184C-like isoform X2 has protein sequence MACASYRKNWRRWIQPLVILIYIIGILILVTLCTLKFHRMKVGIHTKAWFIAGIFMLLTVHVSFWGILQHLMHYTQPELQKPIMRILWMVPIYSLDSWLALKFPKIAIYIDTWRDCYEAYVIYNFMIFFNNYLTIRLPNVILHLESKDQQQHLFPFCCCPPWAMGEMLLFRTKLVVLQYMVIRVITTLTALVFELVGVYGEGNLSFSNAWTYLVVINYLSQLFTMYCLLLFYEVLKEELSPIQPVGKFLCVKLVVFASFLQAGLIALLVKVGVISEWWEWQSAEAVATGLQEEQYVVIKKKNFFLKTRSTLNTQVCFPHPHKMHYLQVQSHPHL, from the exons atggccTGTGCGTCCTATAGGAAAAACTGGAGGCGATGGATCCAacccctggtcatactcatttaTATAATTGGCATCCTTatattggttaccttgtgtactttgaaatttcacagaatgaag gttgGAATACATACTAAAGCATGGTTTATTGCTGGTATCTTTATGCTGTTGACGGTACATGTGTCCTTCTGGGGGATTCTGCAACACTTGATGCATTACACACAACCCGAACTTCAAAAACCTATTATGAG GATTCTTTGGATGGTCCCAATATACAGTTTAGATAgt TGGTTGGCCTTGAAATTCCCAAAAATCGCAATATATATTGATACCTGGAGAGACTGTTATGAAGCTTACGTGATCTATAACTTTATGATTTTCTTTAACAACTACTTAACAATACGGTTGCCAAACGTGATATTACACCTGGAATCTAAAGATCAGCAACAGCATCTCTTTCCGTTCTGCTGCTGTCCGCCGTGGGCGATGGGAGA aATGCTGCTCTTTAGAACCAAACTGGTAGTGCTGCAGTACATGGTGATCAGAGTGATTACCACTCTTACAGCACT GGTATTCGAGCTTGTTGGTGTCTATGGCGAAGGGAACTTAAGTTTCTCCAATGCTTGGACTTACTTGGTTGTAATCAATTATTTGTCACAACTG ttcACCATGTACTGCCTCCTGCTGTTTTACGAAGTACTAAAGGAAGAGCTCAGCCCTATACAACCTGTTGGCAAATTTCTTTGTGTCAAACTGGTAGTCTTTGCCTCATTCTT GCAAGCAGGCCTTATAGCACTGTTGGTAAAGGTTGGTGTTATTTCTGAATGGTGGGAATGGCAGAGCGCAGAAGCTGTGGCAACAGGCCTGCAG GAAGAACAATACgtggttataaaaaaaaaaaactttttcctGAAGACCCGGAGCACACTGAACACACAGGTCTGCTTTCCTCATCCTCACAAGATGCACTATCTTcaggttcaaagccatcctcacctCTAG
- the LOC143273116 gene encoding transmembrane protein 184C-like isoform X1: MACASYRKNWRRWIQPLVILIYIIGILILVTLCTLKFHRMKVGIHTKAWFIAGIFMLLTVHVSFWGILQHLMHYTQPELQKPIMRILWMVPIYSLDSWLALKFPKIAIYIDTWRDCYEAYVIYNFMIFFNNYLTIRLPNVILHLESKDQQQHLFPFCCCPPWAMGEMLLFRTKLVVLQYMVIRVITTLTALVFELVGVYGEGNLSFSNAWTYLVVINYLSQLFTMYCLLLFYEVLKEELSPIQPVGKFLCVKLVVFASFLQAGLIALLVKVGVISEWWEWQSAEAVATGLQDFMMCIELFFVAIAYLYSFSAKPYAKEAEEGSCFDCFLKMWDMSDITDDISQQVRRMRRTIRGYKKKKLFPEDPEHTEHTGLLSSSSQDALSSGSKPSSPLGQYQAFGHTITSQNAAAASKLCEDIVIDIPEEQEPSDTAQYQDLEDTVAS; this comes from the exons atggccTGTGCGTCCTATAGGAAAAACTGGAGGCGATGGATCCAacccctggtcatactcatttaTATAATTGGCATCCTTatattggttaccttgtgtactttgaaatttcacagaatgaag gttgGAATACATACTAAAGCATGGTTTATTGCTGGTATCTTTATGCTGTTGACGGTACATGTGTCCTTCTGGGGGATTCTGCAACACTTGATGCATTACACACAACCCGAACTTCAAAAACCTATTATGAG GATTCTTTGGATGGTCCCAATATACAGTTTAGATAgt TGGTTGGCCTTGAAATTCCCAAAAATCGCAATATATATTGATACCTGGAGAGACTGTTATGAAGCTTACGTGATCTATAACTTTATGATTTTCTTTAACAACTACTTAACAATACGGTTGCCAAACGTGATATTACACCTGGAATCTAAAGATCAGCAACAGCATCTCTTTCCGTTCTGCTGCTGTCCGCCGTGGGCGATGGGAGA aATGCTGCTCTTTAGAACCAAACTGGTAGTGCTGCAGTACATGGTGATCAGAGTGATTACCACTCTTACAGCACT GGTATTCGAGCTTGTTGGTGTCTATGGCGAAGGGAACTTAAGTTTCTCCAATGCTTGGACTTACTTGGTTGTAATCAATTATTTGTCACAACTG ttcACCATGTACTGCCTCCTGCTGTTTTACGAAGTACTAAAGGAAGAGCTCAGCCCTATACAACCTGTTGGCAAATTTCTTTGTGTCAAACTGGTAGTCTTTGCCTCATTCTT GCAAGCAGGCCTTATAGCACTGTTGGTAAAGGTTGGTGTTATTTCTGAATGGTGGGAATGGCAGAGCGCAGAAGCTGTGGCAACAGGCCTGCAG GATTTCATGATGTGCATTGAGTTGTTCTTTGTGGCCATTGCCTACCTTTATTCATTCTCTGCTAAACCCTATGcaaaagaggcagaggaaggctcaTGCTTTGACTGTTTCCTAAAGATGTGGGATATGTCAGATATCACAGATGATATATCTCAACAAGTAAGACGCATGA GAAGAACAATACgtggttataaaaaaaaaaaactttttcctGAAGACCCGGAGCACACTGAACACACAGGTCTGCTTTCCTCATCCTCACAAGATGCACTATCTTcaggttcaaagccatcctcacctCTAGGCCAATATCAGGCCTTTGGACACACGATTACATCACAGAATGCAGCTGCTGCATCCAAGTTATGTGAAGACATTGTGATTGATATCCCAGAAGAGCAGGAACCTTCTGATACAGCCCAATATCAAGACTTGGAAGACACAGTTGCTTCATAG